The following proteins are co-located in the Hevea brasiliensis isolate MT/VB/25A 57/8 chromosome 11, ASM3005281v1, whole genome shotgun sequence genome:
- the LOC110668453 gene encoding peroxynitrite isomerase Rv2717c, which yields MNANTPPEAAAVHPAIAPLSYLLGTWRGQGEGGYPTIASFSYGEELHFSAISGKPVISYTQKTWKLSSGEPMHAESGYWRPKLDGSIELVISQSTGLVEVQKGSYNAQEKTVKLHSQLVGNASKVKEISRVFEFANGELSYVVQMATHLNNLTPHLKAVLKKL from the exons ATGAACGCAAATACGCCGCCGGAAGCAGCTGCGGTGCACCCGGCAATAGCACCGCTGTCATACCTGCTGGGGACATGGAGGGGCCAAGGCGAAGGTGGCTATCCAACCATCGCTTCTTTCTCTTATGGCGAAGAGCTCCATTTCTCTGCCATTTCTGGCAAG CCTGTGATATCTTATACTCAAAAGACATGGAAGCTCAGCTCTGGAGAGCCTATGCATGCAGAAAGCGGCTACTGGCGGCCCAAGCTTGATGGCTCTATCGAACTTGTGATATCTCAGAGCACTGGTCTTGTTGAAGttcag AAAGGAAGCTATAATGCGCAAGAGAAAACTGTCAAGCTTCACAGTCAACTGGTGGGCAATGCTTCTAAG GTAAAAGAGATAAGTCGTGTGTTTGAATTTGCCAATGGAGAATTGTCTTATGTGGTTCAAATGGCTACCCATCTTAATAATCTTACACCACATTTGAAAGCTGTGCTCAAGAAGCTCTAA
- the LOC110668491 gene encoding mediator of RNA polymerase II transcription subunit 22b, giving the protein MNKGGVVGAGGAGGGGSGPTAAATAAAAQKQKSLMQRVETDIANIVDNFTHLVNVARVNELPVRNSQEAFMMEMRAARMVQAADSLLKLVSELKQTAIFSGFASLNDHVDRRIVEFNQLSEKTDGMLARIGEEAAASLKELESHYYSSAQRVSQDLQP; this is encoded by the exons ATGAATAAAGGTGGAGTAGTAGGTGCTGGgggtgctggaggaggtggaaGCGGACCAACTGCAGCTGCAACTGCAGCTGCTGCACAAAAGCAGAAGTCATTGATGCAGAGAGTGGAAACAGATATTGCCAACATTGTCGACAATTTTACTCACCTTGTCAATGTTGCCAGG GTCAATGAGCTGCCAGTTAGAAATTCGCAAGAGGCTTTTATGATGGAAATGCGAGCAGCCAGAATG GTTCAAGCAGCTGACTCTTTACTTAAGTTGGTGTCAGAGCTTAAACAAACTGCAATCTTCTCGGGCTTTGCATCTCTCAATGATCATGTAGACCGAAGGATAGTTGAGTTTAATCAGTTGTCAGAAAAAACTGATGGCATGTTAGCTAGAATTGGTGAGGAGGCTGCTGCTAGCCTCAAGGAACTTGAATCTCATTATTATTCCTCTGCACAAAGGGTAAGTCAAGACTTACAACCGTAA